A region of Ochotona princeps isolate mOchPri1 chromosome 2, mOchPri1.hap1, whole genome shotgun sequence DNA encodes the following proteins:
- the LOC101529110 gene encoding olfactory receptor 6N2-like, with translation MVIPFLENQTAIVEFVLRGFSSIRPLNIFLFVVFFFFYVVSISGNTLIVFLILFNHHLHIPMYFFLMNLSFLEIWYTSNVVPKMLLIIIAEHKTISVAGCLTQFYFFGSLAATECLLLTVMSYDRYLAICRPLLYPILMTGSLCIMLAASSWLCSFLLTAITIVLMCRLSFCGANEINHFFCDFTPLINLSCMDTSLTETIAFATSSAVTLVPFLLITISYSCILAAILKIPSGTGRRKAFSTCSSHLTVVTVFYGTLIATYLVPSASSSQLLRKGFSLLYTILTPMVNPIIYSLRNKDIHKALKKCLSKKSSLLR, from the coding sequence ATGGTGATCCCATTTTTGGAAAACCAAACGGCGATAGTTGAATTTGTACTTCGAGGATTCTCTTCCATCCGACCActcaatattttcctttttgtggtatttttctttttctacgtTGTATCTATTTCTGGAAACACCCTCATTGTCTTCCTAATTTTATTCAACCATCACCTTCATATTCCCATGTATTTTTTCCTGATGAACTTGTCATTTCTAGAGATCTGGTATACCTCCAACGTTGTTCCCAAGATGTTGCTCATTATTATAGCTGAACATAAGACGATCTCTGTGGCTGGCTGTCTGACACAGTTCTACTTCTTTGGCTCTTTGGCTGCCACAGAGTGCCTCTTGCTTACCGTGATGTCCTACGATCGTTACCTGGCCATCTGCCGACCTCTGCTCTACCCCATTCTCATGACTGGCTCTCTCTGCATCATGTTGGCTGCCAGCTCTTGGTTGTGCTCCTTCCTCCTCACAGCCATCACCATAGTCCTCATGTGTAGACTATCCTTCTGTGGAGCCAATGAGATCAATCACTTCTTCTGTGACTTCACTCCTCTGATCAATCTCTCATGCATGGACACTTCACTCACGGAGACCATTGCCTTTGCCACCTCTTCTGCAGTGACACTTGTCCCATTTCTTCTCATCACTATTTCCTACTCCTGCATTCTTGCTGCTATCCTAAAAATCCCGTCTGGCACAGGCCGGAGAAAAGCCTTCTCCACCTGCTCCTCTCACCTCACTGTAGTCACGGTGTTTTATGGGACACTGATTGCTACCTACCTTGTACCCTCAGCCAGCTCTTCCCAACTCCTACGCAAAGGGTTCTCTCTTCTCTACACAATCCTCACACCCATGGTCAACCCCATTATTTATAGCCTGAGAAACAAAGACATTCACAAAGCTCTGAAGAAGTGTTTGAGTAAAAAATCAAGTCTCCTCAGGTAA